A genomic window from Vitis riparia cultivar Riparia Gloire de Montpellier isolate 1030 chromosome 18, EGFV_Vit.rip_1.0, whole genome shotgun sequence includes:
- the LOC117906929 gene encoding putative S-adenosyl-L-methionine-dependent methyltransferase BCG_0781c, whose protein sequence is MHYLFHFLLLILRNFLQLGDMSDKENGPPEGSAWAELKLPDLLFTDTIRELHAAIGKEWDSLQQSACQTAAGRAMWKHVVHDPVAGILAGETYLKSFYDKINKDRLNNAREISGVILAVRTLWFDSKLESALSSFNGGEAQVVLLGAGMDARAYRLSCLKESDVFEVDFPEVLQIKTSLLQAAMEPTNEYQHLRMTAKSLTRVAADIREHDWVEKLQKSGFLREKNTVWVLEGILYYLSHSQAMQVLKMIADNCGVTHTVLLADFMNKSSTMLSTSTFHFYSDWPDHLLPTLGFSDVKLSQIGDPDANFGLMHDPLNMFNKLRSLPRSVQTHPDDGTPCRRLYLVQASGSPR, encoded by the exons ATGCATTATCTCTTCCATTTCCTTCTACTGATCTTGAGGAATTTTCTGCAACTCGGAGATATGTCAGATAAGGAAAACGGCCCTCCCGAAGGCTCGGCATGGGCAGAGCTAAAGCTCCCAGACTTACTATTTACTGACACTATTAGAGAACTTCATGCGGCCATAGGAAAAGAGTGGGATTCCCTCCAACAATCAGCATGCCAGACTGCAGCTGGAAGGGCGATGTGGAAGCATGTGGTCCATGATCCGGTGGCAGGGATACTGGCGGGAGAGACATACCTAAAAAGCTTTtatgataagataaataaagaCCGACTCAACAATGCCCGAGAAATCTCCGGAGTGATACTTGCAGTCCGGACACTCTGGTTTGATTCCAAACTTGAATCAGCCCTCAGTTCCTTCAATGGTGGTGAAGCGCAGGTGGTTCTCCTAGGTGCAG GAATGGATGCAAGGGCATACCGTTTAAGCTGCCTCAAAGAAAGTGATGTTTTTGAGGTTGATTTCCCAGAGGTATTGCAGATCAAAACATCTCTCCTACAAGCAGCAATGGAACCCACAAATGAATACCAGCATCTGAGAATGACAGCAAAATCCTTGACCAGAGTGGCAGCGGACATCAGAGAACATGACTGGGTCGAAAAGCTCCAGAAATCAGGGTTTCTGCGAGAGAAGAATACAGTGTGGGTTCTAGAAGGTATCCTCTACTACCTTTCCCATTCCCAAGCTATGCAAGTGCTGAAGATGATAGCAGATAATTGTGGTGTTACCCACACAGTCCTCCTAGcagattttatgaacaaatcaTCGACCATGCTTTCCACTTCCACCTTTCACTTCTACAGTGATTGGCCAGATCATCTACTTCCAACTTTAGGGTTTTCTGATGTCAAGCTTTCACAGATTGGTGACCCAGATGCAAATTTTGGCCTCATGCATGATCCATTAAATATGTTCAACAAGCTCCGCAGCTTACCTAGGTCAGTTCAAACTCACCCAGATGATGGAACACCATGCCGTCGCCTGTATTTGGTGCAGGCTTCTGGTTCACCTAGGTGA
- the LOC117906931 gene encoding uncharacterized protein LOC117906931, with the protein MVISAMAVTGFHLVAFSSSPNALFPPQSPISSKDDHHQQKQEQKQLQSSLFGFKTYRRDAALLSFLALIPGLHRSSPATALTFGISGPKDWLKGQKRKASKFLLAPVDASRESLRTAYLLFTASGSNDPNKDLEEVQRLLKSAARDCVPQERNSFVAFQATTGVEVCTFRLILKNAASLLDDKDPVKLEAEAMLNDLISSFTSLDDVTNETDMEFASKRQKVADALMDTISSLNKFEQGIKDCLEV; encoded by the exons ATGGTCATCTCCGCCATGGCAGTTACCGGATTTCACCTTGTCGCATTTTCCTCCTCTCCCAATGCTTTATTCCCCCCACAGTCTCCAATTTCATCGAAAGATGATCATCATCAGCAGAAACAAGAGCAGAAACAGCTTCAGAGCTCTCTGTTTGGATTCAAAACCTATCGCAGAGACGCAGCTTTGCTCTCGTTCCTTGCTCTCATTCCTGGTCTACATCGTTCATCCCCTGCAACTGCATTGACATTTGGCATCT CTGGACCGAAGGATTGGCTGAAAGGGCAAAAGAGGAAGGCTTCCAAGTTTCTCTTGGCACCTGTTGACGCCTCTCGTGAAAGCCTGCGCACTGCCTATCTCTTATTCA CGGCGAGTGGTTCTAATGATCCGAACAAGGATTTGGAAGAAGTTCAGAGGCTGCTTAAATCTGCTGCTAGGGATTGTGTTCCGCAAGAGAGGAATTCTTTCGTTGCATTTCAAGCTACTACAGGAGTGGAG GTTTGCACTTTCCggttaattttgaagaatgcAGCTTCATTACTTGATGATAAGGATCCTGTAAAGTTGGAAGCTGAAGCTATGCTAAATGATCTTATAAG TTCTTTTACCTCCCTTGATGATGTGACCAATGAAACTGATATGGAATTTGCTTCTAAGAG ACAAAAGGTGGCAGATGCACTCATGGACACCATATCTTCCCTTAATAAATTCGAGCAGGGTATCAAGGACTGCCTTGAAGTTTGA